A genome region from Thermococcus onnurineus NA1 includes the following:
- a CDS encoding SAM hydrolase/SAM-dependent halogenase family protein translates to MITLTTDFGLKGPYVGEMKVAMLRVNPVAVLVDVTHSVTRHSIIEGSFVMEQVVKYSPKGTVHVGVIDPGVGTSRRAIIIEGEQFLVVPDNGLATLPMKHIKPRAVYEIDFEKIKRFTGWRISSTFHGRDIFGPAGALLDAGHSPEELGREIPLESLIRLEVEPKKEGEIWKLKVIYIDDFGNVILNLEDYGRPKAVELIDFGLTIPYLETYGLVKPGELLALPGSHDYLEIAVNQGSGAERLGLKVGDEVRVRLVQ, encoded by the coding sequence GTGATAACGTTGACGACAGATTTCGGTTTGAAGGGGCCCTACGTCGGCGAGATGAAGGTGGCAATGCTCAGGGTTAACCCAGTGGCAGTGCTCGTTGACGTAACCCACTCAGTAACGAGGCACTCAATTATAGAAGGCTCCTTTGTCATGGAGCAGGTTGTCAAGTATTCGCCTAAAGGCACCGTCCACGTTGGAGTGATTGATCCTGGTGTCGGGACGAGCAGGAGGGCTATCATTATAGAGGGCGAGCAGTTTTTGGTTGTCCCCGATAATGGATTGGCAACACTCCCCATGAAGCACATAAAACCTAGAGCAGTCTACGAAATAGACTTTGAGAAGATAAAGCGCTTTACTGGCTGGAGGATAAGCTCGACCTTCCATGGAAGGGACATCTTCGGGCCAGCTGGAGCCCTGCTGGATGCTGGGCATTCTCCAGAAGAGCTCGGCCGGGAGATTCCCTTGGAAAGCTTAATTAGGCTTGAGGTCGAGCCCAAAAAAGAAGGCGAAATCTGGAAGCTCAAGGTAATCTACATAGACGACTTCGGGAACGTCATACTCAACCTTGAGGACTACGGAAGGCCAAAAGCCGTTGAGCTCATCGACTTTGGGTTAACCATTCCCTACCTCGAAACCTATGGCCTGGTAAAGCCCGGTGAGCTTCTGGCTTTACCCGGAAGTCACGACTACCTCGAGATAGCCGTCAACCAGGGTTCTGGTGCTGAAAGGCTCGGGCTCAAGGTTGGGGATGAGGTGAGGGTGAGGTTGGTTCAATGA
- a CDS encoding transglutaminase-like domain-containing protein: MVMRKGPVVILLVLLVLVSGCLFKPPAEVRFSVDKTLVRPGGTLHVMVFVNNTGKVGLTGATLVLGDDNFQILQEPKFPDVLRVGDSVQLVWILRAPMKPGVYNLKLSLELTDELKRSWTGFYGQFRITVSNEAGPPDELKLNVEAPTTLKGGETARITVTIENTLEVPVELRDISFNLLDGMRLVSANALPDTIDGNGKIRLSYTVSVPYAYRDGYVSVILKYAISGAEGSVVKSVPLKVVWTPWNESNETLKEAYGLKYHWITDEYIVDGYWAERYNSTPAFKGSELRDMALNIIGNAESESHAVKAIYNWMMRTYSFGDTTSTLEPSKILQQDRISYAEAQILMTAMLRSVDVPARVITLSNGTDCTLRPITEFYTADGWYVVDIRHGFVGSLDEYLASPYFPKLYQLVTRDGYRIVAQAPETLEGHEHVDVTGDFLANLEDRLLRIVTERLKPELRSKLMLVMSNLDENERLYALFLFASAPNEEDLNRIIAEYRTSKIEQDVKTMYEFYKNMAWGDDFTKYWRIFAGEVG, from the coding sequence ATGGTTATGAGGAAAGGCCCCGTGGTGATTCTCCTGGTCCTCCTGGTGCTGGTTTCAGGCTGCCTCTTCAAGCCACCGGCCGAGGTCAGATTCTCGGTTGACAAGACCCTGGTAAGGCCTGGTGGAACGCTCCATGTGATGGTCTTCGTAAACAACACCGGAAAAGTCGGCCTAACGGGAGCAACCCTTGTCCTGGGTGATGACAACTTCCAGATACTCCAAGAGCCGAAGTTTCCCGATGTCCTGAGGGTTGGAGACAGCGTTCAGCTCGTCTGGATTCTGAGGGCACCCATGAAGCCGGGCGTTTACAACCTCAAACTCTCCTTAGAGCTGACCGATGAACTCAAACGCTCTTGGACAGGCTTCTATGGACAGTTCAGAATAACAGTCTCGAACGAGGCCGGTCCTCCTGACGAGCTCAAACTCAACGTGGAAGCCCCAACAACTCTGAAAGGAGGAGAAACGGCTAGGATAACCGTCACAATCGAGAACACCCTCGAGGTTCCAGTTGAGCTCCGCGATATAAGCTTCAACCTCCTCGACGGAATGAGGCTCGTCAGTGCCAATGCCCTTCCCGACACAATAGATGGCAATGGGAAGATTAGACTGAGCTATACCGTCAGCGTGCCCTACGCATACAGGGACGGCTACGTCTCGGTAATACTCAAGTATGCAATCAGTGGGGCAGAGGGCAGCGTGGTGAAGAGTGTGCCCCTTAAAGTAGTGTGGACGCCCTGGAACGAGAGCAACGAGACCCTGAAAGAGGCATATGGACTCAAATACCACTGGATAACCGACGAGTACATAGTTGACGGCTACTGGGCAGAGCGCTACAACTCAACGCCGGCTTTCAAGGGAAGCGAGCTGAGGGACATGGCCCTCAATATTATCGGAAACGCTGAGTCAGAGTCCCATGCAGTGAAAGCCATCTACAACTGGATGATGAGGACGTACTCATTCGGAGACACAACCTCAACCCTCGAGCCGTCCAAGATACTCCAGCAGGATAGGATAAGCTACGCTGAGGCACAGATACTTATGACTGCCATGCTGCGCTCCGTTGATGTCCCTGCCAGGGTTATAACTCTCTCCAACGGCACGGACTGCACGCTGAGACCGATTACAGAGTTCTACACCGCCGACGGCTGGTACGTAGTTGATATCAGGCACGGCTTCGTGGGTTCTCTCGATGAGTACCTGGCGAGTCCCTACTTCCCCAAGCTCTATCAGCTTGTGACGCGTGACGGTTATCGTATAGTCGCTCAAGCCCCAGAGACGCTCGAGGGCCATGAGCATGTGGACGTTACCGGGGACTTCTTGGCCAATCTGGAGGACAGGCTTCTCAGGATTGTCACAGAGAGACTCAAACCAGAGCTCCGTTCCAAGCTAATGCTTGTGATGAGCAACCTCGACGAGAACGAGAGGCTCTACGCCCTCTTCCTCTTTGCCTCGGCTCCAAATGAGGAGGACCTCAACAGAATCATCGCGGAGTACCGCACGAGCAAGATAGAGCAAGACGTAAAAACCATGTACGAGTTCTACAAGAACATGGCCTGGGGAGACGACTTCACAAAGTACTGGAGAATATTCGCGGGGGAGGTCGGATGA
- a CDS encoding tRNA (cytidine(56)-2'-O)-methyltransferase, producing MIVVLRLGHRPERDKRITTHVALTARAFGADKIIIAAELDEHVKDSVEDVVERWGGPFEIEFNPSWKKVMREWKEMGGIMVHLTMYGIHIDDAVPKIKEELKSGRDIMVIVGAEKVPKEVYEMADYNVAVGNQPHSEVAALAVFLDRLLNGAGLRKEFQNARLKIIPQEKGKKVVELGE from the coding sequence ATGATAGTAGTACTTCGCCTTGGACACAGACCGGAGAGGGATAAAAGGATAACCACACATGTGGCCTTAACAGCTAGAGCCTTCGGGGCAGATAAAATAATAATCGCGGCTGAGCTCGACGAGCACGTTAAGGATAGTGTAGAGGACGTCGTTGAGAGGTGGGGCGGACCCTTTGAGATAGAATTCAACCCGAGCTGGAAAAAAGTGATGCGCGAGTGGAAAGAGATGGGCGGAATAATGGTCCATCTGACCATGTACGGTATTCACATCGATGATGCCGTTCCGAAGATTAAGGAAGAACTGAAATCGGGAAGAGACATTATGGTGATCGTCGGCGCCGAGAAGGTGCCAAAAGAAGTTTACGAAATGGCCGACTACAACGTGGCCGTAGGAAACCAGCCCCACAGCGAGGTGGCTGCTTTAGCAGTCTTCCTCGACAGACTTCTCAATGGTGCTGGCCTGAGGAAGGAGTTCCAGAACGCAAGGCTCAAGATAATACCTCAGGAGAAGGGCAAGAAAGTGGTAGAGCTGGGGGAGTAA